A part of Marinomonas rhizomae genomic DNA contains:
- the ispF gene encoding 2-C-methyl-D-erythritol 2,4-cyclodiphosphate synthase, protein MIPFRIGHGFDVHKFGEGDHLVIGGVSIPYSKGLIAHSDGDVALHALTDALLGAAALGDIGKHFPDTDAAFSGADSRILLKRAYQEIQALGFYVGNVDVTIIAEAPKMRPHIDAMRANIAEDLTVDISVVNVKATTTEKLGFTGRKEGIAVEAVALIFNKALLNQGNV, encoded by the coding sequence ATGATTCCGTTCCGAATTGGTCATGGCTTTGATGTTCATAAATTTGGTGAAGGTGATCACCTTGTCATTGGCGGTGTTTCTATCCCTTACTCCAAGGGCTTGATTGCTCATTCTGATGGTGATGTAGCATTACATGCTTTGACTGATGCCTTGTTAGGCGCCGCTGCATTGGGTGACATAGGAAAGCATTTTCCTGATACAGATGCTGCTTTTTCTGGTGCAGATAGCCGAATTTTATTAAAGCGTGCTTATCAGGAAATACAAGCTCTTGGTTTTTACGTGGGCAATGTTGATGTCACTATTATTGCTGAAGCTCCAAAGATGCGTCCTCATATTGATGCTATGCGTGCCAACATTGCTGAAGACTTAACGGTCGATATTAGCGTGGTAAATGTCAAAGCAACGACAACGGAAAAACTTGGCTTTACGGGTCGCAAAGAAGGCATTGCGGTTGAAGCGGTTGCACTTATTTTTAATAAAGCTCTTTTAAATCAAGGTAATGTATGA
- the truD gene encoding tRNA pseudouridine(13) synthase TruD → MNTEWRYAWSKPTVTGDLKTHVQDFYVEEQLGFEPDGKGEFCFVFIEKEGVNTDFLAKRLAQIAGIAPNKVTYSGVKDRHACTRQWFCLHVLNQEPDLSTIQEAFREPENVRVIAQLRHSKKLRTGAHLANRFVIRLRSVSGDLDELEGRLNLIKQAGVPNYYGPQRFGINGNNLHNGQDFVLKGRQSRRKLSKTESFWLSAIRSWCFNEALSDQVENGMWMRLCDGDIAQFQHKDEQFRVKEVDALMHLSVLRGTVSPVLPMISEGWEAGTGPQRERVMKASLSERMDLVDALIAFDLSRDSRLARLVPMNMAWELLREKEGNAQLIVEFSLPKGCFATSLLREMIDYTDKSAEKYHENIDR, encoded by the coding sequence ATGAATACCGAATGGCGATACGCTTGGTCTAAGCCAACTGTTACAGGGGATTTGAAGACCCATGTACAAGACTTTTACGTCGAAGAGCAGTTAGGCTTCGAGCCTGATGGCAAAGGCGAGTTTTGCTTTGTGTTTATTGAGAAAGAAGGGGTGAATACCGACTTTCTTGCCAAACGTTTGGCTCAAATCGCAGGAATAGCACCGAATAAAGTGACTTACAGTGGCGTAAAAGATCGTCATGCTTGTACGCGTCAGTGGTTTTGTTTGCATGTTCTGAATCAAGAGCCTGATTTATCAACGATTCAAGAAGCCTTTAGAGAGCCGGAGAACGTGCGAGTTATTGCGCAGTTACGTCATTCTAAAAAGCTTCGAACAGGCGCACATTTAGCAAATCGCTTTGTTATTCGATTACGAAGTGTGAGTGGTGATTTGGACGAACTAGAAGGGCGCTTGAATTTGATAAAACAAGCGGGTGTGCCCAACTATTATGGGCCACAGCGCTTTGGAATAAACGGTAATAATTTGCATAACGGCCAAGATTTTGTCCTTAAAGGGCGGCAAAGTCGCCGTAAATTATCAAAGACAGAGTCCTTTTGGTTATCCGCAATTCGCTCTTGGTGCTTCAATGAGGCATTAAGTGATCAAGTGGAAAACGGTATGTGGATGCGCTTATGTGATGGTGATATTGCTCAGTTTCAACACAAAGATGAGCAATTCCGAGTGAAAGAAGTTGATGCCTTGATGCATTTGAGCGTTTTACGCGGGACGGTAAGCCCTGTTTTACCTATGATTAGCGAAGGTTGGGAGGCCGGCACAGGTCCTCAGAGAGAGCGAGTTATGAAGGCTTCCCTATCTGAGCGCATGGATTTGGTTGATGCTCTCATTGCGTTTGATCTTTCTAGGGACAGTCGTCTAGCGCGTCTTGTGCCGATGAATATGGCGTGGGAATTGCTTAGAGAGAAAGAAGGGAATGCGCAGTTGATTGTGGAGTTCTCTCTACCAAAAGGGTGTTTTGCGACTAGCTTGTTGCGCGAAATGATTGATTATACGGATAAGTCAGCTGAGAAATACCATGAGAATATTGATCGCTAA
- the surE gene encoding 5'/3'-nucleotidase SurE, giving the protein MRILIANDDGLDALGIQTLARHLEREYEILVVAPDRNRSGASNSLTLSRPVQPIMVEEGRYRVDGTPTDCVNLALSGVIDGDVDLVVSGINHGANLGDDVIYSGTVAAAMEARHLGRPALAVSLVGNQHFETAAKVIMMLLKDSHTLALPAGILLNINVPDVPYSELKGVQVTRLGYRHKAQAPISAQHPRGLPSFWIGALSEPHDMSEGTDFFAVNHSYVSITPIHTDMTCYEAKSPLEKWTDTITL; this is encoded by the coding sequence ATGAGAATATTGATCGCTAATGACGATGGCCTTGATGCCCTTGGCATACAAACGCTGGCTAGGCATTTAGAACGTGAATACGAAATTTTAGTCGTAGCGCCAGACCGCAATCGTAGTGGTGCTAGTAACTCGTTGACTTTGTCCCGTCCGGTACAGCCTATTATGGTTGAAGAAGGGCGCTACCGTGTCGATGGTACGCCAACCGATTGCGTCAATCTTGCGTTGTCAGGTGTTATCGATGGTGACGTGGATCTGGTTGTGTCAGGGATCAATCATGGTGCCAATTTAGGTGATGATGTTATTTATTCTGGTACGGTTGCTGCTGCAATGGAAGCACGGCATTTAGGGCGACCAGCGCTGGCGGTGTCTTTAGTTGGCAATCAGCATTTTGAAACAGCCGCCAAGGTCATTATGATGCTTTTAAAGGATTCACACACCCTTGCTTTGCCAGCCGGTATTCTATTGAATATTAATGTCCCTGATGTCCCATATAGTGAGCTAAAGGGGGTGCAGGTGACACGCCTTGGTTATCGGCATAAGGCGCAAGCGCCTATCTCAGCTCAGCATCCCAGAGGTTTGCCTAGTTTTTGGATTGGTGCCTTGTCTGAACCTCATGACATGTCAGAAGGAACCGACTTTTTCGCTGTAAATCACAGCTATGTTTCTATTACGCCCATTCATACGGATATGACGTGTTATGAAGCGAAATCTCCTCTCGAAAAATGGACAGACACTATAACGTTATGA
- a CDS encoding protein-L-isoaspartate(D-aspartate) O-methyltransferase, with amino-acid sequence MSLNDLNWLVSNTEPKASKMVDQLREHGISHEELLALMGSIPRHEFVEPAFSHLAYSATPLPIGRSQTISQPLTVARMSEWLLAHSRLGRVLEIGTGSGYQTRILSHFFNKVHTVERHEPLHLLAKKRLSSMGVKNVEYLFGDGQTGWPNKVEMDAVIITAMASKIPLALTECLKQQGILIMPIDHPSPQIGCWRKEGDRWKCLGTEAAYFVPLLEGMEHA; translated from the coding sequence ATGAGCTTGAACGATCTCAATTGGTTAGTTTCAAACACTGAACCCAAAGCTTCTAAGATGGTTGATCAACTTCGAGAGCATGGGATTAGCCATGAAGAATTATTGGCTCTGATGGGGTCTATTCCTCGCCATGAGTTTGTGGAGCCGGCGTTTTCGCATTTGGCTTACTCTGCAACGCCACTTCCTATAGGACGCAGTCAAACCATTAGTCAGCCGCTTACTGTCGCGAGGATGAGTGAGTGGCTGTTGGCGCACTCTCGACTTGGTCGCGTGTTGGAAATTGGCACCGGATCGGGTTATCAGACACGCATTTTGTCGCATTTCTTTAATAAAGTTCATACCGTTGAACGTCACGAGCCACTGCATTTACTAGCAAAAAAACGTTTGTCTTCGATGGGGGTTAAGAATGTCGAGTATTTATTTGGTGATGGGCAAACAGGATGGCCAAATAAAGTAGAAATGGATGCCGTTATTATTACCGCGATGGCCAGTAAAATACCGTTAGCCTTGACCGAATGTTTGAAGCAGCAGGGTATTTTAATTATGCCTATTGATCATCCAAGCCCGCAGATAGGATGTTGGCGTAAAGAAGGTGATCGTTGGAAATGCCTAGGAACAGAAGCTGCGTATTTTGTGCCCCTATTAGAAGGAATGGAACATGCCTAA
- a CDS encoding DUF368 domain-containing protein, producing the protein MPKWLRVYLSGVLMGAADVVPGVSGGTIAFILGVYDRLINALSGVNKASLVMLSKGDFKGLWKHFDGTFLLSLGAGIVTSIFLLAGLITHLLAVYPSYLWSFFFGLILASAYFLINQINGFSWRHFAGLVVGVVVGASLSLLVPTQVSTSYVMVFFSGMIAICAMILPGISGSFLLLMLGMYGFILSAIKSFDAAVILVFAAGALIGLLIFSKILHYLLNHVRSMTLSFLTGVMLGALVKVWPWKVTDTWSVIGDKKLPLEEHLVLPWDLLNFYWPTDFLLPLVFVCIGFMSVILISYIILRNSTNSNN; encoded by the coding sequence ATGCCTAAATGGCTTAGAGTGTACTTGAGTGGTGTGTTAATGGGAGCTGCAGATGTTGTTCCTGGTGTCTCTGGGGGAACCATTGCTTTTATTTTAGGTGTTTATGATCGACTTATTAATGCGTTAAGTGGCGTGAATAAAGCCAGTTTGGTTATGTTAAGTAAAGGCGATTTTAAAGGTTTGTGGAAGCATTTTGATGGTACGTTTTTATTATCGTTAGGGGCTGGTATTGTCACCAGCATTTTTCTGCTGGCGGGTTTGATTACTCATTTGTTAGCCGTATACCCAAGCTATTTATGGAGTTTCTTTTTTGGCTTAATTCTAGCCTCTGCGTATTTCTTAATTAATCAAATTAATGGATTTTCTTGGCGGCATTTTGCTGGGCTTGTCGTTGGTGTGGTCGTTGGTGCTAGCTTGTCATTACTTGTCCCTACTCAGGTAAGTACATCGTATGTCATGGTCTTTTTTTCTGGCATGATTGCGATTTGTGCGATGATTTTGCCTGGTATCTCTGGCAGCTTTTTATTGTTAATGCTAGGGATGTATGGATTTATTCTTTCAGCTATTAAGAGCTTCGATGCTGCTGTTATTCTTGTCTTTGCTGCGGGCGCTTTGATTGGTCTGCTCATCTTTTCTAAAATTCTTCATTATTTGCTAAATCATGTGAGGTCCATGACTTTGTCATTTCTTACAGGTGTTATGCTGGGGGCTTTAGTTAAAGTATGGCCTTGGAAAGTGACGGACACATGGAGTGTTATTGGTGATAAAAAGCTTCCGTTAGAAGAGCACCTTGTTTTACCTTGGGACTTATTAAACTTTTATTGGCCAACAGATTTTTTACTGCCGCTTGTGTTTGTCTGTATAGGGTTTATGAGTGTTATTCTCATTTCTTACATAATTTTACGAAATTCGACAAATAGTAATAATTAG
- a CDS encoding peptidoglycan DD-metalloendopeptidase family protein translates to MSAWQISWLVLLCFLLSGCSYELLHYPDKSSRTYASNNASVSSIPSSGIHRVKSGETLFSIAFRYGLDYRELAEANKIDAPYIIYPKQKIRLKGTQKTSSSVANNSKSSIPLIVSKTKNTPSKPAPVVPVKSVSNVSKSDTKDEKISGDWAWPIDGNVTRGFSNAGVSSKGIDIKAEKGTLVKAAANGTVVYAGSGLIGYGNLVIVKHNDVYLSAYAYNERILVKEKQNVRAGDSLAVIGGKGDDRPLLHFEVRRDGQPIDPLDVLPKMN, encoded by the coding sequence TTGTCGGCTTGGCAAATAAGTTGGCTTGTTCTTTTGTGTTTTTTGTTGTCTGGATGCTCGTATGAACTGCTACATTATCCTGACAAAAGTAGCCGCACTTATGCCTCTAATAATGCCAGCGTTTCGTCCATCCCTTCATCTGGCATTCACCGTGTTAAAAGTGGTGAAACCCTGTTTTCCATTGCTTTTCGCTATGGCTTGGATTACAGAGAACTTGCTGAAGCAAACAAAATAGACGCTCCATATATCATTTATCCTAAGCAAAAAATTCGTCTAAAGGGTACGCAAAAAACGTCATCTAGTGTTGCTAATAATTCGAAATCAAGTATTCCTTTAATTGTATCAAAAACAAAGAACACTCCCTCTAAACCAGCTCCAGTTGTTCCTGTTAAGTCGGTTAGTAATGTTTCTAAAAGCGACACGAAAGACGAAAAAATCTCAGGTGATTGGGCTTGGCCGATCGATGGAAACGTCACTAGGGGGTTTTCAAATGCCGGCGTTAGTAGTAAAGGTATAGACATAAAAGCTGAAAAGGGAACTTTAGTTAAGGCGGCGGCTAATGGAACAGTTGTTTATGCTGGTAGCGGTCTTATTGGTTATGGAAATCTTGTCATTGTGAAGCACAACGATGTGTATCTTAGTGCTTATGCTTACAACGAAAGAATATTGGTAAAAGAAAAGCAAAATGTTCGAGCAGGTGACTCTCTTGCTGTTATTGGTGGTAAGGGAGATGATAGACCACTACTTCATTTTGAGGTGCGTCGAGATGGTCAGCCTATTGATCCGCTAGATGTTTTGCCCAAAATGAATTAA
- the rpoS gene encoding RNA polymerase sigma factor RpoS, with product MKFANRDKEAAKVSNVGDFDLDTLDGDVVEDDVLDEDLVDEEFESAVSARYADADSSRNLDVTQMYLSEIGFSPLLTAEEEVYFSRLSLKGDPKARKRMIESNLRLVVKISRRYLNRGLSLLDLIEEGNLGLIRAVEKFDPERGFRFSTYATWWIRQTIERAIMNQTRTIRLPIHVVKELNVYLRAARELTQKLDHEPSAEEIADMLDCPVADVQKMLGLNEKISSIDATFGGENNDKSLVEILADTLHQGPEADRQDGDVLHSIEIWLDELSEKQCEVITRRFGLRGHEASTLEHVGAEIGLTRERVRQIQVEALRKLRLIMDKEGLSLDDVIRFDD from the coding sequence ATGAAGTTTGCAAATAGGGATAAAGAAGCAGCTAAGGTTTCGAATGTTGGGGACTTTGATCTTGATACACTGGATGGTGATGTCGTTGAAGATGATGTCTTAGACGAAGATTTGGTTGATGAAGAGTTTGAATCAGCGGTAAGTGCTCGATATGCTGACGCTGATTCTAGTCGCAACCTTGATGTTACACAGATGTATTTGAGTGAAATTGGTTTTTCTCCACTACTTACTGCCGAGGAAGAGGTGTATTTTTCTCGCCTTTCTCTAAAAGGCGATCCGAAAGCGCGTAAGCGCATGATTGAAAGTAATTTACGTTTGGTTGTTAAGATCTCTCGGCGTTATCTAAATCGAGGACTATCTCTGTTAGATTTGATCGAGGAAGGTAATCTAGGCTTGATTCGGGCTGTGGAGAAGTTTGACCCAGAGCGTGGATTTAGATTTTCGACTTATGCAACTTGGTGGATACGACAAACAATTGAGCGCGCTATCATGAATCAAACGAGAACTATCCGTTTGCCTATTCATGTGGTCAAAGAGCTGAATGTTTATTTGCGTGCTGCTCGTGAGCTAACACAAAAATTAGATCATGAGCCTAGTGCTGAAGAAATTGCAGACATGCTAGATTGCCCTGTCGCAGATGTGCAAAAGATGCTTGGTCTAAATGAAAAAATTAGCTCAATTGATGCGACATTCGGTGGGGAGAATAACGATAAGAGTCTGGTTGAGATTTTAGCGGATACTCTTCATCAAGGCCCAGAGGCTGATCGCCAAGACGGTGATGTTTTACATAGTATTGAAATTTGGCTAGACGAGTTGAGTGAGAAGCAATGTGAGGTCATTACACGTCGTTTTGGCTTACGTGGGCACGAAGCGAGCACGTTAGAGCATGTGGGGGCTGAAATCGGTTTAACGCGTGAGCGTGTTCGTCAAATTCAAGTTGAGGCATTGCGAAAGCTGCGTTTGATTATGGATAAAGAAGGTTTGTCATTAGACGATGTGATTCGATTTGATGACTAG
- a CDS encoding AhpA/YtjB family protein, which yields MDTQSKTKAITAFIRKKLSASAITVATFISLIILTVCIFWYTMTHALGNYLSQQTEVLGSSLATQAAFNATQSILNNDLLSLNVLLNRLVVDDNILSARVFNKKDELLAEASSSNSGMQSEQDFRPSDTRRVYSSSIKFRDEIVGHVLITLDKTPAQATLQHLNNLLIGVAIFVCTIALLLVILITKWLFAPINEAASALSNYSKGRKPNELSSPIYKEAKALFRAVETIRSTEKPKEEIEKPVKTEEAISPVAKPQFEINFDAIFEESRQRSCVLYFDILNLEEWHKDMTPLQVANLLTPIYRAIFQASEIYLGQVHQYKNDSAIVLFSAHDCEDNLYINAVSTAQLFLGLVNKLLENELYTDTPKLNFHLGLHQGNTQVTNMVKENCFEPDRIETLLVNIHQLSKSESMNTLVISDDIFTLSHIQNRVFTGLPEVIEDNDKEILAYEVKGMSDKYKQQVHQHILDITSPEEQEDSTL from the coding sequence ATGGACACCCAATCGAAAACCAAGGCTATCACTGCATTTATACGCAAAAAACTGAGTGCGTCAGCCATCACTGTTGCCACCTTTATCTCGCTAATCATCCTAACCGTTTGTATTTTTTGGTATACGATGACACATGCGCTAGGCAACTACTTATCTCAGCAAACAGAAGTATTAGGCAGCAGCTTAGCAACTCAAGCCGCATTCAATGCGACACAGTCCATCTTAAACAACGATTTATTAAGCTTGAATGTGTTGCTGAACCGCCTCGTTGTTGATGACAATATTTTGAGCGCTCGAGTCTTCAACAAAAAAGACGAACTACTAGCAGAAGCAAGCAGTAGCAACTCAGGTATGCAATCAGAACAAGACTTTCGACCTAGCGATACTCGCAGAGTCTATAGCTCAAGCATAAAGTTTAGAGACGAAATTGTTGGCCATGTATTAATTACGCTAGACAAAACGCCGGCTCAAGCAACATTACAGCACCTAAATAACCTGTTGATTGGTGTCGCCATATTTGTCTGTACCATTGCATTACTGTTGGTTATTTTAATTACAAAATGGCTTTTTGCACCGATCAATGAAGCCGCTTCAGCCCTTTCAAACTACAGCAAGGGACGAAAACCAAACGAGCTATCTTCTCCAATTTACAAAGAAGCCAAAGCACTATTTAGAGCAGTTGAAACGATTCGATCCACTGAAAAACCAAAAGAAGAAATAGAAAAGCCGGTAAAAACAGAAGAAGCTATCTCGCCAGTGGCAAAACCCCAATTTGAAATAAACTTTGACGCTATATTCGAAGAATCTAGGCAACGTAGCTGTGTTCTCTATTTCGACATTCTTAATCTAGAAGAATGGCACAAAGACATGACACCCTTGCAAGTAGCCAACTTACTAACACCAATTTATCGAGCAATATTTCAGGCTAGCGAGATCTACTTAGGTCAGGTTCATCAGTACAAAAACGATTCGGCAATCGTGCTTTTTAGTGCGCATGACTGTGAAGATAATCTTTACATTAACGCCGTCAGTACAGCGCAACTATTTTTAGGCTTAGTCAATAAGTTATTAGAAAATGAACTCTACACAGACACACCTAAACTAAACTTTCATTTAGGGTTACATCAAGGCAACACTCAAGTTACCAATATGGTGAAAGAAAATTGCTTTGAACCAGATAGAATAGAAACGCTGTTGGTAAACATTCATCAACTCAGCAAGTCTGAAAGCATGAACACTTTGGTTATTAGCGACGACATTTTCACTCTATCTCATATCCAAAATCGTGTATTCACAGGTCTACCTGAAGTCATTGAAGATAATGATAAAGAAATATTAGCCTATGAAGTAAAAGGCATGTCAGATAAATATAAACAACAAGTTCATCAGCATATTCTTGATATTACTAGCCCCGAAGAGCAAGAAGACAGCACATTGTGA
- the serB gene encoding phosphoserine phosphatase SerB, which translates to MSASITLIGSLTPEYLEKFNAWLDLRSLQGSIRLLSDAQDAISVAQVKVDGGALNPVSIRSELLTLSNDTGIDHIYQSSTLDIKIPGVAVFDMDSTLIKAEVMDELAVEAGIGEQISAVTASAMRGEIDFVESFVQRLALLKGLSSDVMDGVYNRIQHMDGISTLLKVLHHYGWYTAILSGGFTYFADRVQAEYGMTEVHANVLEIQNDELTGKHLGEIVDGERKKLLLTNIVAAQNVDWHQTIACGDGANDLLMLNHAALGVALHAKPLVREQAPCPMNNLGLDGILYLLGMTSAQIRELSL; encoded by the coding sequence ATGTCTGCCAGTATTACTCTTATCGGTTCTTTGACACCTGAATATCTTGAAAAATTTAACGCTTGGCTAGACTTGCGGAGTTTGCAAGGGTCTATTCGCTTGCTGTCAGATGCCCAAGACGCAATCTCTGTGGCGCAAGTCAAGGTAGATGGTGGTGCACTTAACCCCGTTTCTATTCGTTCTGAGCTGTTAACTTTATCTAATGATACTGGAATTGATCATATTTATCAGTCATCGACGCTGGACATTAAAATACCTGGTGTTGCTGTGTTTGATATGGATTCTACCCTTATTAAGGCTGAGGTCATGGATGAATTAGCGGTAGAGGCTGGCATTGGCGAGCAAATCTCTGCTGTTACGGCGAGCGCAATGCGTGGCGAAATTGATTTTGTAGAAAGCTTTGTACAGCGCCTAGCTTTACTTAAAGGCCTAAGCAGTGACGTAATGGACGGTGTTTATAACAGAATTCAGCACATGGACGGTATTTCAACCTTGCTGAAGGTGTTGCATCATTATGGATGGTACACGGCGATTTTATCAGGCGGTTTTACTTACTTTGCGGATCGAGTCCAAGCAGAATATGGTATGACTGAAGTGCATGCCAATGTATTAGAAATACAAAACGATGAGCTGACTGGCAAGCATTTAGGCGAGATTGTTGATGGTGAACGCAAGAAGCTTTTGTTAACGAATATCGTTGCTGCGCAAAATGTAGATTGGCATCAGACGATTGCTTGTGGTGATGGCGCTAATGATTTGTTGATGCTTAATCATGCTGCTTTGGGTGTCGCTTTGCACGCTAAACCTTTGGTTCGAGAGCAAGCACCATGTCCAATGAACAATCTTGGTCTAGATGGGATTTTGTACTTGCTTGGTATGACGTCTGCGCAAATTCGAGAGTTGTCTTTGTAA
- a CDS encoding LysR family transcriptional regulator: protein MSEIRLSDIDLNLLYVFQVLIEELNVTKAATRLNVSQPAVSRSLSRLRDVFDDPLFIRTSHGLSATAKTQDLAPLLSDTLKGLESLIQPSEFIPQSSKRRFTLSTTDFGTLTVLPKILDQFRQKAPDAILDVKSWNEDMVAELDQTNIDVAVAVLSKEPPAGIRAMRLKSDRMVCLARKDHPGIENKLTLESYLQASHVQVVLGRREYFAVDRELEKMGHKRHVSVHLPNFVPAARVVMDSDLLLTVPKLFAEDMAATVSEIVVHELPFVSREFDYSMIWHERFQHDAAHVWFRGLLRQAFLDASV, encoded by the coding sequence TTGTCAGAAATCCGATTGTCTGATATAGACTTAAATCTATTGTATGTTTTTCAAGTTTTAATTGAAGAGCTGAACGTGACCAAAGCCGCTACTCGGCTCAATGTTTCCCAGCCTGCTGTCAGTCGGTCATTGTCACGTTTACGAGATGTATTCGATGATCCTCTGTTTATTCGAACTTCTCACGGTTTATCCGCCACAGCTAAAACGCAAGACTTGGCTCCACTTTTGTCGGACACATTAAAGGGACTTGAAAGTCTCATTCAGCCCAGTGAATTCATTCCTCAAAGTAGTAAGCGTCGGTTTACCTTATCAACCACAGATTTTGGCACATTAACTGTCTTGCCTAAAATACTGGATCAATTTCGACAAAAAGCGCCGGATGCAATATTGGACGTAAAATCTTGGAATGAAGATATGGTAGCCGAATTAGATCAAACGAATATCGATGTGGCTGTCGCTGTTTTGTCCAAAGAACCACCAGCCGGTATTCGTGCGATGCGTTTGAAGAGTGATCGTATGGTCTGTTTGGCTCGTAAAGATCATCCTGGGATTGAAAATAAATTAACATTAGAAAGTTATTTGCAAGCAAGTCATGTGCAAGTAGTGTTAGGTCGTCGAGAGTATTTCGCAGTAGATCGAGAGCTGGAAAAAATGGGTCATAAGCGTCATGTTTCGGTGCATTTACCTAATTTTGTACCGGCAGCAAGAGTTGTAATGGACAGTGATTTATTGTTGACGGTTCCAAAGCTGTTTGCTGAAGATATGGCGGCGACAGTATCTGAAATTGTCGTACATGAATTGCCTTTTGTTTCGCGCGAATTTGACTATTCAATGATTTGGCATGAGCGTTTCCAACATGACGCTGCCCATGTTTGGTTTCGTGGATTATTGCGACAGGCTTTTCTTGATGCCTCGGTATAA
- a CDS encoding HepT-like ribonuclease domain-containing protein encodes MRDVEWENSLYEHQHTMIKRLDAFRKGAKVVEYSKDETMVIEHSFQLLVASMLDLARYVLKHHYKTEISSRKKVLNALITHKEVTYEQAEQIRSLIVLRDRILHDYLDENFADLEEAMTLRRYSLVEVLTKEWITRLSSPS; translated from the coding sequence ATGAGAGACGTCGAATGGGAAAATTCCCTATATGAGCATCAACACACCATGATCAAGCGGCTCGATGCTTTTCGAAAAGGAGCAAAAGTTGTCGAATATTCGAAAGATGAAACCATGGTGATAGAACATTCATTTCAGCTACTTGTTGCTTCCATGCTGGACCTAGCTCGTTATGTTTTGAAACACCATTACAAAACCGAAATATCTTCGCGCAAAAAAGTATTAAACGCGCTGATCACCCATAAAGAGGTTACTTATGAACAAGCGGAACAAATTAGATCGCTAATCGTTTTAAGAGATCGAATTCTGCATGATTATCTAGACGAAAATTTTGCTGATTTAGAAGAAGCCATGACGCTTAGACGCTATAGCTTAGTGGAAGTATTAACAAAAGAATGGATAACTCGCTTATCAAGCCCGTCTTAA